A window of Apium graveolens cultivar Ventura chromosome 8, ASM990537v1, whole genome shotgun sequence contains these coding sequences:
- the LOC141677040 gene encoding ABC transporter C family member 4-like, translating to MSLPSWLNDLECSASTIQFSQWLGFIFLSPCSQRILFSSIDLVFLLSLFVFGLQKLCSRFMFKRNINSASINEPLLEETNKSSYTVTLWFKLTVVVACLLSIAYTVLCVLSFIRGVSTSWKLIEGLFWLVQALTFLAISVLVAHEKKVKAVVHPISLRLYWIAHFVIVVLFAACAIIRLVTKTEYLDEYVMIDDILFLVSFPFSAFLFVVAIYGSSGISIFTENGIGPNLVTEQNGLNWRESNVSGYANASLLSRGTWYWMNPLITKGYESPLALDDVPTLPADHKAQRMADLFEMNWPKEGENLKNPVRDTLIRCFWKQIAFTALLSLLRLSVMYIGPMLIQNFVDYTSGDRSNPFEGYYLISILFLAKIIEVLSSHQFNFQCARLGMLIRSSLITSLYKKGLRLSCSSRQDHGVGQIVNHMAVDAQQLSDMMPQLHPIWMTPLQIGVALFLLYSSVGLSVIAAIITVIGTMFFTLWITRKNNKFQYHIMRNKDSRMKATNEMLGNMRVIKFQAWEEHFNKRIQTFRDLEYGWLSKFMYAVSTNMVVLWNIPIIMAVLTFGLALWLNVVRLDAGTVFTATTIFRILQEPIRTFPQALISVSQAMVSLGRLDGFMTSKELENSSVERVLGCGGRTAVEVNGGNFSWDDKDGIANLKDVNITIKKGELAAIVGTVGSGKSSLLASILGEMHKISGEVRVCGTTSYVAQTSWIQNATIEENILFGSPMNRKMYEEVLRVCCLQKDMEIMEHGDQTEIGERGINLSGGQKQRIQLARAVYQDCDIYLLDDVFSAVDAETGSEIFKECVRGALRYKTVLLVTHQVDFLHNADLILVMRDGKIVESGRYEPLLKAGLDFGALVAAHETSMELVETSTTVACDNSLERPKSPLASSSPKKPIGENGVLAQSNSKKGNSKLIEEEERESGQVSFGVYKQYFTEAFGWWGVAGVLLISLLWQGSTMGSDYWLAYETSADRDFIPSLFITVYAIFGVVSCVFVLGRAFFVTYLGLKTTQSFFHRILHSILHAPMSFFDTTPSGRILSRASSDQANIDFLIPFFLSMTIAMYFSLLGVLVITCQYAWPTVFCLVPLIWLNIWYRGYYLASSRELTRLDQITKAPVIHHFSETISGVMTIRCFRKQGRFIQENIDKVNANLRMDFHNNGSNEWLGFRLELMGCLVLCVSASFLILLPSTIIKPENVGLTLSYGLSLNGVLFWTVYLSCFVENRMVSVERIKQFISIPSEAEWKMTESLPSPDWPNSGNIDITNLQVRYRSNTPLVLKGITLGICGGDKIGVVGRTGSGKSTLIQVFFRLVEPCGGKIIIDGLDICKLGLHDLRSRFGIIPQDPVLFQGTVRSNIDPIGLYSDEDIWKSLERCQLKDVVAEKPEKLDAPVVDSGDNWSVGQRQLLCLGRVMLKHSKILFMDEATASVDSQTDAIIQKIIREEFKDCTIITIAHRIPTVIDCDKVLVIDAGLAKEYDAPSKLLERPSLFAALVQEYSNRSSGL from the exons ATGTCTTTACCTTCTTGGCTCAATGATCTTGAATGTTCAGCATCAACCATACAATTTTCTCAGTGGTTAGGATTCATATTTCTTTCTCCATGTTCACAAAGGATCTTGTTTTCATCCATTGATCTTGTTTTTCTGCTGAGCCTTTTTGTTTTTGGACTTCAAAAGTTGTGTTCAAGGTTTATGTTTAAACGCAATATCAACTCTGCTTCTATCAATGAACCCCTGCTTGAAGAAACCAATAAATCTTCATACACAGTCACCCTTTGGTTCAAATTGACTGTAGTTGTTGCCTGCTTGTTGAGCATAGCTTACACGGTGCTATGTGTGTTGTCATTCATTCGAGGCGTATCGACATCATGGAAGCTGATAGAGGGTTTGTTTTGGTTAGTTCAAGCTTTGACCTTTCTTGCAATTTCAGTTCTTGTTGCGCATGAAAAGAAAGTTAAAGCTGTTGTTCATCCAATTTCACTTAGATTGTATTGGATCGCACATTTTGTGATTGTAGTTTTGTTTGCTGCATGTGCTATAATCAGACTGGTTACAAAAACTGAGTATTTGGATGAGTATGTGATGATAGATGATATACTTTTCTTAGTCAGTTTTCCATTCTCTGCATTTTTGTTTGTTGTTGCGATTTATGGATCATCCGGGATTAGCATTTTTACAGAAAATGGTATAGGTCCTAATTTAGTAACAGAACAAAATGGGCTTAATTGGAGGGAATCGAATGTGAGCGGATATGCTAATGCTTCATTGTTATCTAGAGGAACATGGTATTGGATGAATCCACTGATAACCAAGGGTTATGAATCCCCACTAGCCTTAGATGATGTCCCAACACTTCCAGCTgatcataaagcacaaagaatGGCAGACTTGTTTGAAATGAACTGGCCTAAAGAAGGTGAAAATTTGAAGAATCCTGTTAGGGATACTTTGATCCGGTGCTTTTGGAAGCAAATCGCCTTCACTGCTTTACTGTCCCTCCTGCGTTTATCTGTTATGTACATTGGTCCTATGCTGATACAAAATTTCGTTGATTATACTTCTGGAGATAGAAGCAACCCTTTTGAAGGATATTATCTGATATCGATACTCTTTTTGGCAAAAATCATTGAAGTTCTCAGTTCACATCAATTTAATTTCCAATGTGCGAGACTTGGAATGCTCATTAGGTCTTCCCTCATTACTTCTTTGTACAAGAAGGGCCTGAGGTTGTCTTGTTCATCTCGGCAGGATCATGGAGTAGGACAGATTGTTAATCATATGGCTGTTGATGCCCAGCAACTCTCCGACATGATGCCACAGCTACACCCAATATGGATGACACCTTTACAAATTGGAGTTGCATTATTTCTCCTCTATAGCTCAGTAGGTCTCTCAGTAATTGCGGCAATTATCACAGTCATAGGGACAATGTTTTTCACTCTGTGGATAACTCGCAAAAATAACAAGTTTCAGTACCATATTATGAGGAACAAGGATTCAAGAATGAAAGCAACAAATGAGATGCTCGGCAATATGCGTGTCATCAAATTTCAAGCATGGGAGGAGCATTTTAACAAAAGAATTCAGACTTTCCGAGATCTGGAGTACGGTTGGCTCAGCAAATTCATGTATGCAGTTTCTACTAACATGGTTGTGCTCTGGAACATTCCTATTATCATGGCAGTGCTTACATTTGGACTTGCACTTTGGTTGAATGTCGTCCGCCTTGATGCAGGAACAGTGTTTACAGCAACAACAATATTCAGAATTTTGCAGGAACCTATCCGGACTTTTCCGCAAGCTCTTATCTCAGTATCACAGGCAATGGTTTCCTTGGGAAGGTTGGATGGGTTTATGACAAGCAAGGAATTGGAGAATAGCTCTGTGGAGAGAGTGCTGGGCTGTGGTGGGCGTACTGCAGTGGAGGTGAACGGTGGGAACTTTTCATGGGATGATAAGGATGGTATAGCAAATCTGAAGGACGTGAATATTACAATCAAGAAAGGAGAGCTTGCAGCAATTGTTGGAACTGTTGGATCAGGGAAGTCTTCTTTACTGGCTTCAATACTCGGGGAGATGCACAAAATCTCAGGAGAG GTCAGAGTTTGTGGGACAACTTCATATGTGGCTCAAACATCTTGGATACAAAATGCAACTATTGAAGAAAATATCTTGTTTGGTTCACCAATGAACAGGAAAATGTACGAGGAAGTCTTACGAGTTTGTTGCTTGCAAAAGGATATGGAAATCATGGAGCACGGTGACCAGACAGAGATCGGAGAGCGTGGAATTAACCTCAGTGGTGGCCAGAAGCAGCGGATACAGCTCGCTAGAGCTGTATATCAGGATTGTGATATATATCTTCTCGATGATGTCTTTAGTGCTGTTGATGCTGAAACAGGATCAGAAATATTCAAG GAATGTGTAAGGGGAGCCCTTAGATATAAGACAGTTCTACTTGTTACTCACCAAGTTGATTTCTTGCACAATGCTGATCTCATATTG GTCATGCGAGATGGGAAGATTGTGGAATCCGGAAGATATGAGCCACTTCTTAAAGCTGGATTGGATTTTGGTGCTCTTGTAGCTGCCCATGAAACTTCAATGGAGCTTGTTGAGACGAGCACCACAGTGGCCTGTGATAATTCTCTAGAAAGGCCAAAGTCCCCACTTGCCTCTTCTAGCCCAAAGAAACCGATAGGTGAAAATGGTGTATTAGCTCAATCAAATTCCAAGAAGGGTAACTCAAAGCTCATTGAGGAGGAAGAGAGAGAAAGTGGGCAGGTAAGCTTTGGTGTCTATAAGCAGTATTTCACGGAGGCATTTGGATGGTGGGGAGTAGCAGGAGTACTACTGATCTCTCTTCTGTGGCAAGGATCTACAATGGGAAGTGATTATTGGCTAGCATACGAGACTTCGGCAGATCGAGATTTTATTCCTTCTCTGTTTATTACAGTTTATGCAATATTTGGTGTAGTTTCATGTGTATTTGTGCTAGGTAGAGCCTTTTTTGTGACATATTTGGGTCTGAAGACAACCCAGAGCTTCTTCCATCGAATCTTACACAGCATTTTGCATGCTCCGATGTCATTTTTTGACACAACTCCTTCAGGCAGAATATTAAGCCGT GCATCAAGTGATCAAGCCAATATTGATTTTTTGATCCCCTTCTTTCTGAGTATGACGATCGCAATGTACTTCTCATTGCTCGGAGTTCTGGTCATTACATGCCAGTATGCTTGGCCAACAGTGTTTTGTCTGGTCCCTCTGATTTGGCTCAATATCTGGTACCGG GGATACTATCTTGCTTCATCTCGGGAATTAACCCGACTTGATCAAATAACTAAAGCACCGGTCATTCATCATTTCTCAGAGACGATTTCTGGTGTTATGACCATCCGTTGCTTTAGGAAGCAGGGAAGGTTTATCCAAGAAAACATCGACAAAGTCAATGCAAATTTGCGGATGGATTTCCACAACAATGGATCAAATGAGTGGTTGGGTTTCCGCCTGGAGCTAATGGGGTGCCTTGTTCTATGTGTTTCTGCCTCTTTTTTGATCTTGCTCCCAAGCACTATTATTAAACCAG AGAATGTTGGTTTGACTCTTTCCTATGGACTATCATTGAATGGCGTCCTGTTTTGGACTGTTTACTTGAGTTGTTTTGTGGAAAACCGAATGGTTTCAGTTGAAAGAATAAAACAATTTATAAGCATCCCATCAGAAGCTGAATGGAAGATGACGGAGTCTCTCCCTTCTCCGGATTGGCCTAACTCTGGAAACATTGATATAACAAATTTGCAG GTAAGATATCGATCAAATACTCCTTTAGTTCTCAAGGGGATTACTCTTGGTATTTGTGGAGGAGACAAGATTGGTGTTGTAGGTCGGACTGGAAGCGGGAAGTCGACTCTTATTCAAGTTTTCTTTAGGCTGGTGGAGCCTTGTGGTGGCAAAATAATAATTGATGGCCTCGACATATGCAAGCTTGGCCTACATGATCTTAGGTCCCGTTTTGGGATTATTCCACAGGATCCTGTTCTATTTCAAGGAACAGTCAGAAGCAATATTGATCCAATTGGGTTGTACTCAGATGAAGACATATGGAAG aGTCTTGAACGCTGCCAACTAAAAGATGTGGTGGCTGAAAAGCCTGAAAAACTTGATGCTCCTG TTGTTGATAGCGGAGACAATTGGAGTGTGGGGCAAAGACAGCTTCTTTGCCTAGGAAGAGTAATGCTGAAGCACAGCAAAATTCTGTTTATGGATGAAGCAACAGCTTCTGTTGATTCTCAAACTGATGCTATTATACAGAAGATTATCAGGGAGGAATTTAAAGACTGCACGATTATTACCATTGCTCACAGAATACCCACAGTCATTGATTGTGATAAGGTGTTAGTAATAGATGCTG GCTTGGCTAAAGAATATGATGCACCATCCAAGTTGCTTGAGAGGCCTTCTCTATTTGCCGCATTGGTTCAGGAGTACTCCAACAGATCATCAGGATTATAA